The window ACGGCGAACCCGGCACCCCAGGCGATATCTCGCGCCGGGAGGTCGGGCGAGAATGATCCGGGTGTGTTGCCGCCCGTCTGGTCAGTCGACATAACCTGAACACCTGCTTCGGAGAGGACACGTGTGCTGCCGCCTGGTGCAAACAGCAGGCCGAAGCGCAGCAAATCGGCGACCGTCGCGCTGACGCCGAATGCGGGGTGGGCGAGGCCGAGACCGTAGGCACTGTTGTACATGTCGCCGCTGGTGCCCTCTCCGAGTGGTCCGGCAACCAGTGCGAGCCGGTCGGTGACATCCGGCGGGCTGGGGAAGTGGGTGTCGTGCAAGCCGCCCGGCGTCAGGACGAGGTCGCGCACCAGATCGGGAAACGGCTGCCCGGTTGCGACTTCGGCAACACGCCCAGCCATGGCGTAGTTGTAGTCGCTATAGGCGTGCTGTGTGCCCGGCGTGAATTGCAGTGGCAGGTGGTAGACCTCATCAACCAACTCGTCGAGCGGAGTCTCATGGAGCAGGCGTTGCTCCATCTCGGGTGATTCGTAGATCATGCCGGACGTATGCGTGAGCAGGTGGCGCAGGGTGATCGTGTCGCGCCCGTCGCCGGTAAATTCCGGCAGGATGAGGCGGATCGGCATCGAGAGGGTCAGCACGCCGCGCTCGACCAGCGCCATGACGGCGGCGGCGCTGTAGACCTTCGAGATTGATGCCAGCGGCCAGAGCGTCGATGCGGATGCCGGCACGTCGGGACGCGCCATGCCGGCGTGGTGTTCGCCGATCTGCTCGCCGTGCCAGGCGATGGCGACGGCGGCAGCGGCAACCTCGCCGCGTGCGACGAAATCGTCGATCAGG of the Thermomicrobiales bacterium genome contains:
- a CDS encoding beta-lactamase family protein — its product is MATNASHKLQQTFDLIDDFVARGEVAAAAVAIAWHGEQIGEHHAGMARPDVPASASTLWPLASISKVYSAAAVMALVERGVLTLSMPIRLILPEFTGDGRDTITLRHLLTHTSGMIYESPEMEQRLLHETPLDELVDEVYHLPLQFTPGTQHAYSDYNYAMAGRVAEVATGQPFPDLVRDLVLTPGGLHDTHFPSPPDVTDRLALVAGPLGEGTSGDMYNSAYGLGLAHPAFGVSATVADLLRFGLLFAPGGSTRVLSEAGVQVMSTDQTGGNTPGSFSPDLPARDIAWGAGFAVKGDSATSGDLLSPTSFGHGGATGCTLQIDPEEDIVIAYVSNKHARTGRPPFTRRQVSVVNTVLAALTRRSTN